The following are encoded in a window of Brevibacillus ruminantium genomic DNA:
- the ltrA gene encoding group II intron reverse transcriptase/maturase, with translation MELLEQILERKNLLEALKKVESNGGAAGIDGVSTEHLRAYIVEHWEKIHQQLLDGTYKPAPVRRVEIPKPDGGVRLLGIPTVLDRMLQQAILQVLTPIFDPCFSPNSFGFRPGKRGHDGVRQAQRYIREGYRIVVDIDLEKFFDRVNHDILMSRVARKVKDKRVLKLIRKYLKSGVMEGGIVSHTEEGTPQGGPLSPLLSNIILDDLDKELERRGLHFSRFADDCNIYVKTKRAGERVKASIERYLEGKLKLKVNREKSAVERPWKRKFLGFSFTAQKEARIRISPKSLKRVKDKIRALTKPTWSISMEERIQRLNQYLMGWIGYYALIETPSPLRELESWVRRRLRLCLWHQWKRVRTRYRELRKLGLTHRQALEIASTRKGAWRTSETPHIHKVLGNAFWQSQGLKSLTQRYFEIRQGWRTA, from the coding sequence GTGGAATTGTTGGAGCAAATCCTGGAACGGAAGAATCTCTTGGAAGCCCTAAAGAAAGTGGAGTCCAACGGTGGGGCGGCAGGCATTGATGGGGTTTCAACCGAACACCTCCGAGCCTATATCGTCGAACATTGGGAAAAGATTCACCAGCAACTGCTGGACGGCACCTACAAGCCTGCTCCTGTCCGAAGGGTCGAAATCCCGAAACCCGATGGAGGAGTGAGACTACTAGGTATACCTACCGTGCTGGATCGAATGCTCCAACAAGCCATTCTTCAAGTATTGACACCGATCTTCGATCCGTGTTTCTCACCAAATAGCTTTGGCTTCCGACCGGGAAAACGAGGACACGATGGGGTGCGTCAAGCGCAAAGATATATCCGCGAAGGATACCGAATCGTAGTGGACATCGATCTGGAGAAATTCTTTGATCGTGTGAACCATGACATCCTCATGAGCCGTGTTGCGAGGAAGGTAAAGGACAAGAGGGTTCTGAAACTGATTCGCAAATACCTGAAGTCAGGCGTAATGGAAGGCGGGATTGTGAGCCACACAGAGGAAGGTACTCCACAAGGCGGCCCACTTAGCCCATTACTGTCCAACATTATACTGGATGACCTGGATAAGGAACTGGAGCGCAGAGGACTGCACTTCAGTCGTTTTGCAGATGACTGTAACATCTACGTGAAAACAAAACGTGCCGGAGAACGGGTAAAAGCTAGTATCGAGCGATACTTGGAGGGGAAATTAAAACTCAAGGTAAACAGGGAGAAAAGTGCAGTGGAGAGGCCATGGAAACGCAAGTTTCTAGGATTCAGCTTCACGGCGCAGAAAGAGGCGAGAATTCGTATCTCTCCGAAATCACTCAAGCGGGTCAAGGATAAGATTCGCGCGCTGACAAAACCAACATGGAGTATATCCATGGAGGAACGGATTCAGCGACTAAATCAATATCTGATGGGGTGGATAGGCTATTACGCACTGATTGAAACCCCATCGCCGCTTAGAGAGCTGGAGTCATGGGTAAGACGCCGACTGCGGCTCTGCCTGTGGCACCAATGGAAACGGGTTCGAACTCGTTACCGCGAACTTCGGAAACTGGGACTGACACATAGACAAGCCCTCGAAATTGCGTCTACGCGTAAAGGCGCATGGCGCACCTCGGAAACTCCTCACATACACAAAGTCCTTGGAAACGCCTTCTGGCAATCCCAAGGACTTAAGAGTTTAACCCAAAGATATTTCGAAATTCGTCAAGGTTGGCGAACCGCCTAG
- a CDS encoding immunity 42 family protein, giving the protein MIVGKRERFAIEFELDKDCGGVWLFGRFCYWIANKKIGDYEMGTSLRDVLFALDTIKNDAGNRVSNPLFNLDATMLYNYLNEELYGSSESSADNTMVIEEACARFNITLPVDIFDLWKIFLVENLEESRLLFKKIDSEDWQQVYEIYLKKGEFDEVVIKAHNELDDIYNDELRKNK; this is encoded by the coding sequence ATGATAGTAGGAAAGCGAGAAAGATTCGCTATTGAATTTGAACTTGACAAGGATTGTGGTGGGGTATGGCTATTCGGACGTTTTTGTTATTGGATCGCAAATAAGAAGATTGGTGACTATGAAATGGGTACCTCTTTACGTGATGTTTTATTTGCGCTCGATACAATTAAAAATGATGCTGGTAATCGTGTTAGCAATCCCTTATTCAACTTAGATGCTACTATGCTTTATAATTATCTTAATGAAGAATTGTATGGATCAAGTGAATCTAGTGCTGATAATACCATGGTAATAGAAGAGGCTTGTGCACGCTTTAATATAACTTTGCCAGTGGATATTTTTGACCTTTGGAAAATTTTCTTGGTAGAGAATCTAGAGGAATCCCGATTGCTTTTTAAAAAAATTGATAGTGAAGATTGGCAGCAGGTATATGAAATATACCTTAAAAAAGGAGAGTTTGATGAAGTCGTCATTAAGGCACATAATGAGTTAGACGACATATATAATGATGAGTTGAGAAAAAATAAATAA
- a CDS encoding RHS repeat-associated core domain-containing protein: protein MTNKQGYYLYNSHGDVVKIVGEQGEELNRYEYDTWGNIVSKTEGMSNPFAYSGEMFDSETGFYYLRARYYDPAVGRFISEDTYKGQVGNPLSLNRYTYVSNNPLRFIDPSGHVAAEAAGVGGMSREEYVHYWVIKIFEIETSTGMVWTDAVEKYVPAYLKDDVYAEGSGYGSSDAFLKAGDMPDLGFAAPVVVAGMIKNTAKNIVGNATESPALKGSPYHPSTVAERIKPKYQPNPAHDKSSPLYNPRKTPEPFDAQYVYENAVRGDMKTWYGVGGEGKIYRYFDDNAGGAHFSGIVSKESVPNEVLKQLGIKYK, encoded by the coding sequence GTGACCAACAAGCAGGGCTACTACCTGTACAACAGCCACGGCGATGTGGTGAAAATCGTCGGGGAGCAAGGGGAAGAGCTGAACCGCTACGAGTACGACACCTGGGGGAATATTGTTTCCAAGACGGAGGGGATGTCCAACCCGTTTGCTTACAGTGGCGAGATGTTTGACAGCGAGACCGGGTTTTATTACCTAAGGGCGAGGTATTATGATCCGGCAGTAGGGCGGTTTATTTCGGAGGATACGTATAAGGGGCAAGTGGGTAATCCGCTCTCACTGAACCGGTATACGTATGTGAGTAATAATCCGTTGCGGTTTATTGACCCGAGTGGGCATGTAGCTGCAGAAGCAGCAGGTGTGGGAGGAATGTCACGCGAGGAATATGTCCATTATTGGGTAATAAAAATATTTGAGATAGAAACCTCTACCGGAATGGTTTGGACTGATGCAGTAGAGAAGTATGTGCCAGCGTACTTAAAAGATGATGTTTACGCTGAAGGATCAGGTTATGGTTCATCTGATGCGTTTTTGAAAGCAGGAGACATGCCTGATTTGGGTTTTGCAGCTCCTGTTGTGGTAGCGGGTATGATAAAAAACACAGCAAAGAACATTGTGGGGAATGCTACAGAATCTCCAGCATTGAAAGGAAGTCCTTATCACCCAAGTACAGTGGCGGAAAGGATAAAACCGAAGTATCAACCTAATCCTGCACATGATAAAAGTAGTCCATTGTACAATCCAAGGAAGACACCGGAACCTTTTGATGCTCAGTACGTTTATGAAAATGCAGTTCGTGGGGATATGAAGACATGGTATGGCGTGGGAGGAGAAGGGAAGATCTATAGGTATTTTGATGATAATGCAGGAGGTGCTCATTTTAGTGGTATAGTTTCGAAAGAATCAGTGCCTAACGAGGTTTTGAAACAATTAGGAATAAAATATAAATAA
- a CDS encoding preprotein translocase subunit TatA, whose translation MNHPVKECISMLGVSQVLFAVLHVLSFQRLKACLYEHTPVIPLRIVNALVQHGYDEQEAQKQYTTIEKVESGAGTPRRSPQGGR comes from the coding sequence ATGAATCATCCAGTCAAAGAGTGCATCTCTATGCTGGGAGTATCACAGGTATTATTTGCCGTGTTACACGTCTTATCGTTTCAACGATTGAAGGCTTGTCTATATGAACACACTCCCGTCATCCCGTTGAGAATCGTAAATGCTCTAGTACAACACGGCTACGATGAGCAGGAAGCACAGAAGCAATATACAACAATTGAGAAAGTGGAAAGCGGAGCAGGAACTCCTCGGCGCAGCCCGCAAGGGGGGAGGTGA
- a CDS encoding RHS repeat-associated core domain-containing protein has product MECRYRNALKYTPRSASNETTGATASYTYHPDGLRATRTAGGKETRYVYLNGKVIEELDKNNQLQARNIWGNELLFRKDSAANKQGYYLYNGHGDVVKIVGEQGEELNRYEYDTWGNIVSKTEGMSNPFAYSGEMFDSETGFYYLRARYYDPTVGRFISEDTYKGQVDNPLSLNRYAYVHNNPIRYFDPTGNKAVEYASVGGGGGGVVLPINTKEAFNIITFGILMGATAPKEVPQVTHSKPNLTVIEGGKNSNKNKPAPFPIPNLKERPKGKNIVYRALNGMDVENLANGMGIIAKNPKGDWTLEQHIIGGDASWKNDPWIATTEDYIIAKTRFNSGQGIVAIDLSKVGTPHLRAWEALPYDPTDDISAYEIALYDREVSVKYFIPRESIVGFVP; this is encoded by the coding sequence TTGGAATGTAGGTACCGAAATGCTTTAAAATATACCCCTCGCAGCGCCAGCAACGAAACAACCGGAGCGACCGCCAGCTACACCTACCATCCGGACGGCCTGCGCGCGACCCGGACAGCAGGCGGAAAGGAAACCCGCTATGTCTATCTGAACGGAAAAGTGATCGAGGAGCTGGATAAAAACAACCAGTTGCAGGCGCGAAACATCTGGGGCAACGAACTGCTCTTCCGAAAAGATAGCGCGGCCAACAAGCAGGGCTACTACCTGTACAACGGCCACGGCGATGTGGTGAAAATCGTCGGGGAGCAAGGGGAAGAGCTGAACCGCTACGAGTACGACACCTGGGGGAATATTGTTTCCAAGACGGAGGGGATGTCCAACCCGTTTGCTTACAGCGGCGAGATGTTTGACAGCGAGACCGGGTTTTATTACCTGCGTGCGAGGTATTACGATCCGACGGTAGGGCGGTTTATTTCGGAGGATACGTATAAGGGGCAAGTGGATAATCCGCTAAGCTTGAACCGGTATGCGTATGTACACAACAATCCGATAAGGTACTTTGATCCGACAGGAAATAAAGCTGTAGAATACGCAAGTGTGGGCGGCGGCGGTGGTGGAGTTGTGCTCCCAATAAACACAAAAGAAGCGTTCAATATTATTACCTTTGGTATATTAATGGGAGCTACAGCACCGAAGGAAGTTCCACAAGTTACTCATTCAAAACCAAATTTAACCGTAATAGAAGGTGGGAAAAACTCTAATAAGAACAAACCTGCTCCATTTCCTATACCAAATCTTAAAGAAAGACCAAAAGGCAAAAATATTGTTTATCGTGCTCTAAACGGTATGGATGTTGAGAACTTAGCTAATGGAATGGGAATTATAGCAAAAAATCCAAAAGGTGACTGGACTTTGGAGCAACACATTATCGGTGGAGATGCTTCTTGGAAGAATGATCCTTGGATTGCTACAACAGAAGATTATATTATTGCAAAAACGAGATTCAATAGTGGTCAAGGTATAGTTGCAATTGATTTAAGTAAGGTTGGAACGCCTCATCTTCGTGCTTGGGAAGCGTTACCTTACGATCCAACAGATGATATATCAGCTTACGAAATAGCGTTGTATGACAGAGAAGTCTCTGTTAAATATTTTATTCCTAGAGAATCGATTGTGGGGTTTGTGCCATGA
- a CDS encoding RHS repeat-associated core domain-containing protein — protein MPLGTNRYSYYSRGNRQTFEGILPEQSAPTTYSFDERNRLRSASNETTGATASYTYHPDGLRATRTAGGKETRYVYLNGKVIEELDKNNQLQARNIWGNELLFRKDTAANKQGYYLYNSHGDVVKIVGEQGEELNRYEYDTWGNIVSKREEMSNPFAYSGEMFDSETGFYYLRARYYDPTVGRFISEDTYKGQVDNPLTMNRYTYVHNNPLRFVDPSGHKAAEGAGGYFGGSYEDLMLYWAEKAAAYANVNNIADYGDAVDIVVPTEHRAEVKTIVYQNGSVKAWEMAGDLPGLGLGAAGAGAAAASLKNTGKNSANGAANTKRSQHSLERKSQGRPTGTAFNDAQKARDADILIQDDGRWIVRGQNGRIHVFEPDGQHLTTFKNPDNNTKIRIQRGQWTRPSQESIQKFRDILNSLLK, from the coding sequence ATGCCACTGGGGACGAATCGTTATTCGTATTACAGCCGCGGCAATCGCCAGACCTTTGAAGGCATCCTGCCTGAGCAATCTGCGCCGACCACGTACAGCTTCGATGAGCGAAACCGCCTCCGCAGTGCCAGCAACGAAACAACCGGAGCGACCGCCAGCTACACCTACCATCCGGACGGCCTGCGCGCGACCCGGACAGCAGGCGGAAAGGAAACCCGCTATGTCTATCTGAACGGAAAAGTGATCGAGGAGCTGGACAAAAACAACCAGTTGCAGGCGCGAAACATCTGGGGCAACGAACTGCTCTTCCGCAAAGATACCGCGGCCAACAAGCAGGGCTACTACCTGTACAACAGCCACGGCGATGTGGTGAAAATCGTCGGGGAGCAAGGAGAAGAGCTGAACCGCTACGAGTACGACACCTGGGGGAATATTGTTTCCAAAAGGGAGGAGATGTCCAACCCGTTTGCCTACAGCGGCGAGATGTTTGACAGCGAGACCGGGTTTTATTACCTGCGTGCGAGGTATTACGATCCGACGGTGGGGCGGTTTATTTCGGAGGATACGTATAAGGGGCAAGTGGATAATCCGCTCACAATGAACCGGTATACGTATGTGCATAATAATCCGTTACGGTTTGTTGATCCGAGTGGGCATAAGGCAGCAGAAGGAGCAGGCGGATATTTTGGTGGTAGCTATGAAGACCTAATGCTTTATTGGGCAGAAAAGGCTGCCGCTTATGCAAATGTCAACAATATTGCAGACTATGGCGATGCAGTCGATATCGTTGTGCCAACAGAACATAGGGCAGAAGTTAAAACGATCGTGTATCAAAATGGGTCAGTAAAAGCCTGGGAAATGGCGGGCGATTTGCCAGGGTTAGGATTAGGAGCTGCTGGGGCTGGGGCGGCAGCTGCTTCGCTTAAAAACACGGGTAAGAATTCCGCGAATGGGGCTGCAAATACAAAGCGTTCTCAACATTCTCTGGAGAGGAAAAGCCAAGGTAGACCAACAGGAACTGCGTTTAATGATGCACAAAAAGCAAGAGATGCGGATATCCTTATCCAGGATGATGGTCGTTGGATTGTGAGAGGACAAAATGGTAGAATACATGTATTTGAACCAGATGGACAGCATCTTACCACATTCAAAAACCCTGATAACAATACCAAGATAAGGATTCAAAGAGGGCAATGGACTAGACCTTCTCAGGAATCAATTCAAAAATTCAGAGACATATTGAACAGCTTATTGAAATAG
- a CDS encoding RHS repeat-associated core domain-containing protein, which yields MTCRSIDRLTKESLPLGTNRYSYNSRGNRQTFEGTLPEQSAPTTYSFDERNRLRSASNETTGATASYTYHPDGLRASRTAGGKETRYVYLNGKVIEELDKNNQLQARNIWGNELLFRKDTAANKQGYYLYNSHGDVVKIVGEQGEELNRYEYDTWGNIVSKTEGMSNPFAYSGEMFDNETGFYYLRARYYDPTVGRFISEDTYKGAVDNPLSLNRYTYVSNNPLRYVDPSGHVQADAHGNGGFDKQRIEQLMNDVITGRVDYDRLPSDQKAMLKAYSDNLKRQAVKDYWFSDTVTGFASGFTLGVEAVEVAGAISLSRAMSTPKSTPSTSLTHLNPSEIRFSQNSAGGNGRYAPLKESMQKNGWNGPPVDVVQTPNGYVTIDNTRVAIARELNISSIPVNIRQMNELLPSSMAGRFGTAKTWGEALQHRTSKQRPPLPIDGTNDLPRLPK from the coding sequence GTGACATGTCGAAGCATCGACCGCCTGACAAAGGAATCCCTGCCACTGGGGACGAATCGTTATTCGTATAACAGCCGCGGCAATCGGCAGACCTTCGAAGGCACCCTGCCTGAGCAATCTGCGCCGACCACGTACAGCTTCGATGAGCGAAACCGCCTGCGCAGCGCCAGCAACGAAACAACCGGAGCGACCGCCAGCTACACCTACCATCCGGACGGCCTGCGCGCGTCACGGACAGCAGGCGGAAAGGAAACCCGCTATGTCTATCTGAACGGAAAAGTCATCGAGGAGCTGGATAAAAACAACCAGTTGCAGGCGCGAAACATCTGGGGCAACGAACTGCTCTTCCGTAAAGATACCGCGGCCAACAAGCAGGGCTACTACCTGTACAACAGCCACGGCGATGTGGTGAAAATCGTCGGGGAGCAAGGGGAAGAGCTGAACCGCTACGAGTACGACACCTGGGGGAATATTGTTTCCAAGACGGAGGGGATGTCCAACCCGTTCGCCTACAGCGGCGAGATGTTTGACAACGAGACCGGGTTTTATTACTTGCGTGCGAGGTATTACGATCCGACGGTAGGGCGGTTTATTTCGGAGGATACGTATAAGGGTGCGGTGGATAATCCGCTTAGTTTGAATCGGTATACGTATGTGTCAAATAATCCGTTGAGGTATGTCGACCCTTCTGGTCATGTGCAAGCTGATGCCCATGGAAATGGCGGCTTTGATAAACAAAGAATAGAACAACTAATGAACGATGTAATTACTGGACGAGTCGATTACGATAGGCTCCCTTCTGATCAAAAGGCGATGCTCAAAGCGTACAGTGATAATCTGAAGAGACAAGCTGTAAAGGATTATTGGTTCTCGGATACAGTCACCGGGTTTGCGTCTGGATTTACCCTAGGGGTTGAAGCGGTTGAAGTAGCAGGTGCTATTAGTCTTAGTCGCGCTATGTCGACACCAAAATCAACTCCATCAACATCTTTAACCCATCTCAATCCATCCGAAATAAGATTTAGTCAAAATAGTGCAGGGGGTAATGGGAGGTATGCGCCACTTAAAGAAAGTATGCAGAAAAATGGATGGAATGGACCACCAGTTGATGTTGTTCAAACACCTAATGGGTATGTTACGATTGACAATACGAGGGTGGCAATTGCTAGAGAACTAAACATTTCTAGTATACCTGTGAACATTAGACAGATGAATGAGTTATTACCATCTTCTATGGCAGGGAGATTTGGTACTGCTAAAACTTGGGGTGAAGCATTACAGCATAGGACAAGTAAGCAGAGACCACCATTACCAATTGATGGAACTAATGACTTGCCAAGATTGCCAAAATAA
- a CDS encoding polymorphic toxin type 35 domain-containing protein, producing the protein MFEYVDGVRELEGFEDPFTYLGGLGGLVKGLFKAGTKEAAKETGKLLFKTDLQYFSSKIIPEVASLNKNNINKILNPKHAWNKIVENPKDWDSISVIISKVMKEGVEQTYMKVSGGKNTAFYKSLQIGDNIVEVTYQKIDGVIRISNSWVRTR; encoded by the coding sequence ATGTTTGAGTACGTTGATGGAGTAAGGGAGTTAGAAGGCTTTGAAGACCCTTTCACCTATCTTGGTGGTTTGGGTGGGCTAGTAAAAGGACTTTTCAAAGCAGGTACAAAGGAAGCCGCTAAAGAAACTGGAAAGCTCCTTTTTAAAACGGACTTACAATATTTCAGTTCAAAAATTATACCTGAGGTTGCTTCCTTAAATAAAAATAATATCAATAAAATATTGAATCCCAAACATGCTTGGAATAAAATTGTAGAAAATCCAAAAGATTGGGATTCGATTTCGGTGATTATTTCTAAGGTGATGAAAGAAGGTGTTGAACAAACCTATATGAAAGTTAGTGGAGGGAAAAACACTGCATTCTACAAGTCACTACAAATTGGAGACAACATTGTTGAAGTAACGTATCAGAAAATTGATGGCGTCATCAGAATTTCAAATTCGTGGGTGAGAACGAGATGA
- a CDS encoding RHS repeat-associated core domain-containing protein, giving the protein MECKYRNALKYTPRSASNETTGATASYTYHPDGLRATRTAGGKETRYVYLNGKVIEELDKNNQLQARNIWGNELLFRKDTAANKQGYYLYNSHGDVVKIVGEQGEELNRYEYDTWGNIVSKTEGMSNPFAYSGEMFDNETGFYYLRARYYDPTVGRFISEDTYKGQVDNPLSLNRYTYVHNNPLRFVDPSGRKAAEGAGGYFGGSYEDLMLYWAEKAAAYANANNIADYGDAVDIVVPTEHRAEVKTIVYQNGSVKAWEMAGDLPGLGLGAAGAGAVAGIGAIKNTSKNVTNGTVKQSTVSITPSSVSGRGDHLRRTFNIEGRSVRINSGHGYNRSHRTGSVQGIGTMNEIEGNILSDLRSLIKSNTSLPSKNTLQRTVTVNGKHVGYDVMQLKDGTISISTYYPK; this is encoded by the coding sequence TTGGAATGTAAGTACCGAAATGCTTTAAAATATACCCCTCGCAGCGCCAGCAACGAAACAACCGGAGCGACCGCCAGCTACACCTACCATCCGGACGGCCTGCGCGCGACCCGGACAGCAGGCGGGAAGGAAACCCGCTATGTCTATCTGAACGGAAAAGTCATCGAAGAGCTGGACAAAAACAACCAGTTGCAGGCGCGAAACATCTGGGGCAACGAACTGCTCTTCCGTAAAGATACCGCGGCCAACAAGCAGGGCTACTACCTGTACAACAGCCACGGCGATGTGGTGAAAATCGTCGGGGAGCAAGGGGAAGAGCTGAACCGCTACGAGTACGACACCTGGGGGAATATTGTTTCCAAGACGGAGGGGATGTCCAACCCGTTTGCTTACAGCGGCGAGATGTTTGACAACGAGACCGGGTTTTATTACCTGCGGGCGAGGTATTACGATCCGACGGTAGGGCGGTTTATTTCGGAGGATACGTATAAAGGGCAAGTGGATAATCCGCTGAGTTTGAATAGGTATACGTATGTGCATAATAATCCGTTGAGGTTTGTAGATCCGAGTGGCCGTAAGGCAGCAGAAGGAGCAGGCGGATATTTTGGTGGTAGCTATGAAGACCTAATGCTTTATTGGGCAGAAAAGGCTGCCGCTTATGCAAATGCCAACAATATTGCAGACTATGGCGATGCAGTCGATATCGTTGTGCCAACAGAACATAGGGCAGAAGTTAAAACGATCGTGTATCAAAATGGGTCAGTAAAAGCCTGGGAAATGGCGGGCGATTTGCCAGGCTTAGGATTAGGAGCTGCTGGGGCTGGGGCAGTTGCCGGTATTGGTGCAATTAAAAATACTAGTAAGAATGTTACGAACGGGACGGTTAAACAATCAACTGTTTCAATAACTCCAAGTTCAGTATCTGGTAGAGGAGACCATTTAAGACGTACGTTCAATATTGAAGGGCGCAGTGTTCGAATTAACAGTGGTCACGGTTACAACAGGAGCCATAGAACAGGTAGCGTACAGGGAATTGGCACAATGAATGAGATTGAAGGGAACATCTTATCGGATTTAAGATCGTTAATTAAATCTAATACATCACTACCAAGCAAAAATACTTTGCAGAGGACAGTAACAGTTAATGGTAAACATGTTGGCTACGATGTAATGCAACTGAAAGATGGTACTATCAGTATTTCTACTTACTATCCGAAATGA
- a CDS encoding RHS repeat-associated core domain-containing protein — protein sequence MKELDKNNQLQARNIWGNELLFRKDTAANKQGYYLYNSHGDVVKIVGEQGEELNRYEYDTWGNIVSKKEEMSNPFAYSGEMFDNETGFYYLRARYYDPTVGRFISEDTYKGQVDNPLSLNRYTYVHNNPLRFVDPSGRKAAEGAGGYFGGSYEDLMLYWAEKAAAYANANNIADYGDAVDIVVPTEHRAEVKTIVYQNGSVKAWEMAGDLPGLGLGAAGAGAAAASLKNTGKNSANGAANTKRSQHSLERKSQGRPTGTAFNDAQKARDADILIQDDGRWIVRGQNGRIHVFEPDGQHLTTFKNPDNNTKIRIQRGQWTRPSQESIQKFRDILNSLLK from the coding sequence ATGAAAGAGCTGGACAAAAACAACCAGTTGCAGGCGCGAAACATCTGGGGCAACGAACTGCTCTTCCGCAAAGATACCGCGGCCAACAAGCAGGGCTACTACCTGTACAACAGCCACGGCGATGTGGTGAAAATCGTCGGGGAGCAGGGAGAAGAGCTAAACCGCTACGAGTACGATACCTGGGGGAATATCGTTTCCAAAAAGGAGGAGATGTCCAACCCGTTTGCCTACAGCGGCGAGATGTTTGACAACGAGACCGGGTTTTATTACCTGCGGGCGAGGTATTACGATCCGACGGTAGGGCGGTTTATTTCGGAGGATACGTATAAAGGGCAAGTGGATAATCCGCTGAGTTTGAATAGGTATACGTATGTGCATAATAATCCGTTGAGGTTTGTAGATCCGAGTGGCCGTAAGGCAGCAGAAGGAGCAGGCGGATATTTTGGTGGTAGCTATGAAGACCTAATGCTTTATTGGGCAGAAAAGGCTGCCGCTTATGCAAATGCCAACAATATTGCAGACTATGGCGATGCAGTCGATATCGTTGTGCCAACAGAACATAGGGCAGAAGTTAAAACGATCGTGTATCAAAATGGGTCAGTAAAAGCCTGGGAAATGGCGGGCGATTTGCCAGGGTTAGGATTAGGAGCTGCTGGGGCTGGGGCGGCAGCTGCTTCGCTTAAAAACACGGGTAAGAATTCCGCGAATGGGGCTGCAAATACAAAGCGTTCTCAACATTCTCTGGAGAGGAAAAGCCAAGGTAGACCAACAGGAACTGCGTTTAATGATGCACAAAAAGCAAGAGATGCGGATATCCTTATCCAGGATGATGGTCGTTGGATTGTGAGAGGACAAAATGGTAGAATACATGTATTTGAACCAGATGGACAGCATCTTACCACATTCAAAAACCCTGATAACAATACCAAGATAAGGATTCAAAGAGGGCAATGGACTAGACCTTCTCAGGAATCAATTCAAAAATTCAGAGACATATTGAACAGCTTATTGAAATAG